The genome window AGAGGCGGTCACGACCGTGCACCAGCCCCATGGCTTCGGTATCCACCGCCAGGGCGGGCGCGGCGGCATACAGCCCCAGCCATTCCTCGTCGAGGTCGCCATCGAAGACGGCGAAGCGGGCGGGTGCGGAGGCGGAGGAACCCATCGAAGGCGAAGCGACGGTCGTCATCGTCGCCCGCCGGGGGACTGGGAGAGAATGGCCGCCACACACGGCCCGCTCCCCATGCCCCCTGCCCTGGGCTCCACCCTGCTGCTCACCGTTCTGCTGGCGATCGGGCTGGTGTTCTTCCTGCGGGCCGCCAGCAAGGACCGCACCACGGTGGTGGAGGTGCACTCGCCCCGCCCGCCGGTGGAGGTGCTGGAGGGCCTGAGCCAATGGTTGCTGCAGCGCGGCTGGCGCACCGACAGCGGCGATGCCGAGCGGCGGGTGCTTCGCTTCCAGGGCACCGTGGCCGCCAGCACCAATCTGGCGCTGCTGCTGTCCCTGCTGGCGGCGGTGGGGGGGGCCTGCCTCGGCCTGGTGCTGCGTCAGCTGTTGCCGGTGCTGGGCGGCTGGCCGCTGCTGCTGGTGGCGGCAGGCCCACTGGCGGGGGTGGTCTACCGGCGGCGGGCCAACCGGCAGGAGCAGGTCGAGTTGCGTCTGATCAGCGGCGATGAGGCCTCTGGCAGCAGCCTGCAGCTGCGGGCCCACCGCGATGAACTGATCGCCCTGGAACTGGAGATGGGCCCCCGCCTGCAGCTGGCCAGCGACGGTGCCCTGCTCAGCTCCCCGATCTGATCCCCATGCACTGCCTCGCCCCGACGCGCTGGCCCGGATCGCTGCTGCCCCGGTTCGGCCTGCTGGCGCTGGTGATCACCACCACGCTGCCGGTGCCGGCGGCCCTGGCCGGCCATGATCCTCTCACCGGTCCCCGCACCCGGCTCAGCAAAGACTGGGTGGGCACCCGCACGCTCCCCCCCGGCACGCCGGTCCTGGTGCTGGCGGGCCACGCCGACTCCCAGGGCATCGCCGGCGCCGGCACACCGGGTGAGGCCGTGGCCCTGTTCGGGGCGGCCCCGATGCAGGCGGAGATCCGCGACGAGCTCTTCTGGAACCTGGCGGTGGCCCAGGAGGTGGCACGGCTCGGCCAGCAGCGTGGTCTGGCGATCGGCTTCTACGACCCCCCGCTCCGCACGATCGTCAACGGCGACGATCCCCGCACCAACTGGAGTGTGGGCCGCGAGCACGTGCGCCGCGGCGGCTATGCGGTCGAGATCCACTTCGATGCCTACGGCCCCGATGGATTCGGCTCCGGCCTGATCCCCCCGTTGCAGCAGCCGCTCAGCCGCCTCGACGAAGCACTGGCCGGTGCCTTCGGCGGGTTTCCGGCCCGCTTCCGCCAGGGGCTGGGGGCGCCCCGGCGCGGCATCGCCATCCTTGAGATCGGCAAGCTGGAAGGGCCCCTGGAAGCCGCGCTGCGCGACCCCTACCGGCGCCAGGCCACTCTGGAGGCCATCGCCGCCCGGGTGGTGCAGGCCATCGAGACGGGTCTCACGCCCAGTCCTGGCGGGCCCGGGACGGCTCCGCTCAGTCCACAGCCTGTCGGGGTCGGCAGCGTTCCTCCAGCGATGGATCGCTGAGCCACTCCTGCGGGCGGGTGAACAGCTCGGTGAGCAGCGCTTCGCGGCTGCCGGGCTCCGGCACATACCCGTATTCCCAGCGCACCAGCGGCGGCAGCGACATCAGGATCGACTCGGTGCGGCCGTTGGTTTGCAGGCCGAAGATCGTGCCGCGGTCGAACACCAGGTTGAACTCCACGTAGCGCCCGCGCCGGTAGAGCTGGAACTGCCGCTCTCGCTCGCCGTAGGGAAGGCCATTGCGCTTCTCCACGATCGGGATGAAGCTGGGCAGGAAGGCATTGCCGCAGGCTCCGGCCAGGCGGAACAGCTGCTCCCAGCCGTGGCTGCAGGGCCCTAGGGCCTTGCTGACGGCAGCGGCAGGGCCGGCTGGATCCTGCCCCTTGTAGAGGATGCCGCCCGGATCCTGGTAGTCGTAGAAGATGCCGCCGATGCCGCGGGTCTCGCCTCGGTGCTTCAGGTGGAAGTATTCGTCGCACCACGGTTTGAACACCCTGTAATAGGCCGGGTCGACGCTGTCGCAGGCGGCCTTGAGCGTGCCGTGGAAATGGCGCGCGTCCTCCAGGAACGGGTAGTAGGGGGTGAGGTCGGCGCCGCCGCCGAACCACCACACAGGGCCGGCCTCGAAATAGCGGTAGTTGAGGTGGACGGTGGGAACGTAGGGGTTGCGGGGGTGGAGCACCATTGAGGTGCCGGTGGCGAACCAGTGCTGCCCCTTGGCCTCGGGCCGCTGGTTGAGGATTGACGGGGGAAGGTTGTCACCCTCCACCTCGGAGAAGTTCACACCGCCCTGCTCGAACACACGGCCCTCGCGCATCACCCGCGAGCGACCGCCCCCGCCTTCGGGGCGCTCCCAGCTTTCCTCCTTGAAAGTTCCCTCGCCGTCCAGGGCTTGCAGTCCCGCGCAGATGCTGTCCTGCAGGCCCATCAGCAACTGTCTGGCGCGCTGGCGTGAATCCGCGGGGGGTGGCGTCGCCGTGCCCTCTGGCCCGGGGGCCGTCGCTGTGCCCGCGGGGCCGGGGGACTGGGTTCCCACCGGCTCCGGCCCGCCCTGCCTGGCCACTCCCTGCTCCGCCACCAATCTCTTCGCCGCAAACGGCGCCCGATACCTGAACACCATTCCAGCCTGTCGCCCCGCCAGACAAGCCTTCGAGAGGGTCTGTCATGGGAGCGGCGCCTAAGATCACCCTCTTTGCCCAGTCAGCCGGATGGCCACCGCCGATCAGGCACGCGAAGCCCTTCAGGCCCTCTGCGACGCGGGCACCGGCCGCAGCCTGCTGGAACTGGCCTGGATCAGCCAGGTGCGCACCCAGGACAACCGCGCCCTGTTCCGACTCGCCCTTCCCGGCTACGCCACCAGCCAGCGCGAGCAGATCGCCAGCGCCGCGAGGGCAGCCCTGCTGGCGCTTGATGGCATCGACGACGTCCAGATCGAGCTGGCCCAGCCCGCCTCCAGCGCGGGGCACGGCCATGGCCATGGCGCCTCGGCGGCCCCGGGGCAGCTGCCCGAGCGCCAGGGCATCCCCGGGGTGAAGCGGGTGATCGCCGTCAGCAGCGGCAAGGGCGGTGTCGGCAAGAGCACGGTGGCCGTCAACCTGGCCTGCGCCCTGGCCGCCAGCGGCCTGAAGGTGGGCCTGCTGGACGCCGACATCTACGGCCCCAATGCCCCCACCATGCTGGGCGTGGCCGACCGCACCCCTGAGGTGAGCGGCAGCGGCGACCAGCAGGTGCTCACACCGATCGACACCTGCGGCATCGGCCTGGTGTCGATGGGCTTGCTGATCCAGGAAAACCAGCCGGTGGTGTGGCGTGGACCGATGCTCAACGGCATCATCCGCCAGTTTCTGTATCAGGTGAACTGGGGCGAACGCGACATGCTGGTGGTCGACCTGCCACCCGGCACCGGCGACGCCCAGCTCACCCTCGCCCAGGCCGTGCCCATGGCCGGCGTGGTGATCGTCACCACACCCCAGAAGGTGTCGCTGCAGGATGCGCGCCGCGGCCTGGCGATGTTCCTGCAGATGGGGGTGAAGGTGCTGGGCGTGGTGGAGAACATGAGTGTGTTCATTCCTCCCGACAGGCCGGAGACCCGCTACGCGATCTTCGGCAGCGGTGGCGGCGCCGCCCTGGCCGCCGAAGCCGAGGTGCCCCTGCTGGCGGAACTTCCCCTGGAGATGAGTGTGATGGAGGCCGGTGATCAGGGGTTGCCGGTGGTGGTGGCCCGGCCGGATTCCGCCATGGGCCAGGCCTTCCGCGCCCTGGCGCACAGCCTCTCCAGCCCGAGCCTGACCCCGGCCTGAGCGTGATGGGCTTGCCCAAAGGGCGGCAGAGCATGTTCTCGGCGCGGCGGCCCCAACGGCGATCGCCGTTTCAGGAGATCGATCTGGTGCTGTGGGGCATCCCCCTGGCCATGACCTTCCTGGCCGGCATCCTGATCGCCAGCACCCAGCGCCAGGCCGAATTCGCCGACTGGTATCAGCACTGGATCACCGGAGGGGTGGGCCTGGTGCTTGCGGCCCTGCTGTCTCGGGTGCCGCTGGAGCGGCTCAGGGCGCTGCTGCTGCCCATCTACGGCCTCACCGTGGTGAGCCTCATCAGCGTGCGATTGATCGGCACCTACGCCCTCGGGGCGCAGCGCTGGATCAACATCGGCGGCTTTCACGTGCAGCCTTCGGAGTTCGCCAAGCTCGGCGCGATCCTGCTGCTCGCCGGTGTGCTGTCGCGCTACCCGATCGAGCGACCGGTGGATCTGATCAGGCCCACCGGGGTGTTCCTGATTCCCTGGACCCTGGTGTTCCTGGAACCCAACCTGGGCACCTCTTTGGTGTTCGCCGCCGTTCTGCTGGTGATGATGTTCTGGGCCGGCATGCCGCTGGGCTGGGTGGTGCTGCTGCTGTCACCGCTGGTGGCAGCGATCCTGGCCGGCACACTCCCACCGGCGCTCGGGATCTGGGTGCCGCTCATGGGCCTGATCGCCTACCGCTCTTTGCCGTGGCGCTGGATCGGCGTGGCGATCACCCTGGCGGTGCAGGGGCTGTTTGCGGCCATCACCCCTTACCTCTGGATGCATGGGCTGAAGGCCTACCAACGCGACCGGCTGGTGCTGTTTCTCGATCCATCCAAGGATCCCCTCGGTGGGGGGTACCACCTGCTTCAGAGCAAGATCGGCATCGGCTCCGGCGGGCTCTGGGGCACCGGCCTGATGCACGGTCAGCTGACCAAACTGCGTTTCATCCCCGAGCAGCACACGGATTTCATCTTCAGCGCCCTCGGCGAGGAGCTCGGTTTCGTGGGCGCGATGCTGCTGCTGCTCGGCTTCGGTGTGCTGATGTGGCGCCTGTTGCAGATCGCCGGCAAGGCCCGCACCGATTTCGAGTCGTTGGTGGTGATCGGCGTGGGCGCCATGGTTCTGTTCCAGGTGGTGGTGAACATCAACATGACCATCGGGCTGGGGCCGGTCACCGGCATCCCGCTTCCTTGGATGAGCTACGGGCGTTCCTCCCTGCTGGTGAACTTCCTGGCGCTGGGGCTTTGCGCCTCGGTGAACCGCCACAGCCGCCACCAGCAGAGCCACTGGTGACCTCCCCGAGCCTGGCGCAGATCAGGCAGAGGCTGGCCGAAGGGGTGCCGCCCGGGCGCGCCGACGAGGACGGCGTGCGCCGGCAATGGTGGGCGGCCCTGGCCACCTTGCAGAACGACTTCCTGCCCGCGCTCCAGCCGCTTCGCGGCGTTTGGCTGGCCTCGCCCCTGCCGGCTCTCTACGAGCCAGCGTTGCTGCAACAGCTGCAGGGATGGGTCTGGACCCCGGCGGCGGTGGGGTCGTTGCTGCAGCCGCCGGTTGCACTGCTTCCGGATCCGCGCGGCGCCGTCCCGGCGGCGGCGGAAGGGAAGGCCGCCGCCTTTGAACGCCTGATCTTGCGGGACGACGACGGCACCGATCCGCTGTTGTTGCTGATCACCCCCGACCTGCAGGTGGCCATGGCCCTGGAGGGTGAGCCCCCGCGCCGCCGCTTTGTGCTGCGCTTCGATCCCGCCACCCTCTCGGCCGCCCTGCAACTGGTGGACCAGCGGCTTCAGGACACGGCTCCGCAGGCGGGTCTGCAATTGCGCAGCGCTCTGCAGCGGCTGGGCCAGCTGCGCAGCGACGAGGGCATGGCCTTGCGCTTCTGGCCGCGGCTGGGGGAACAGCTGGCCGCCATGGCGCCGAGTGTCACGCTTCAGCCGCTGGTGGCTACGGGAGCCGGCAACGATCACCAGGCCGAACGCTCCAGCGAGCTGGCCCTGCTGGAAGCCCTCACCCATGAGGTGCGCACGCCCCTGGCCACGATCCGCACCCTCATCCGCTCCCTGCTGCGGCGCCGCGACCTGCCCGCCGTGGTGGAGCAGCGGCTGCAGCAGATCGACAGCGAATGCAGCGAACAGATCGATCGCTTCGGTCTGATCTTCCATGCCGCCGAGCTGCAGCGTCAGCCGCGGCAACAGCAACAGCTCGCCCGCACCGATCTGGCGGCCCTGCTGCACCAGCTGGCAGGGCTCTGGCAGCGGCAGCTGGAACGGCGGGGCCTGACGCTGCAGCTTGAGGTGGCCGAGGCGATGCCACCGGTGCTCAGCGATCCGAGCCGCCTGGAAACGATGCTGGGCGGCCTGATCGACCGTTTCAGCCGCAGCCTGCCGGGGGGCACCACCGTGCGGATCCGCCTGCAACCGGCGGGATCACGGCTGAAATTGCAGCTGAGCTGCGATGAAGCCGGCGGCGGCCGTGAGCCTGACGGAGACAAGTCCGGGGGGCGGGGATCCACCGCCACCGTCGGACCGGTGCTGCGCTGGGATCCGCTTACCGGCAGCCTGCAGCTCAGCCGGCAGGCCACTCAGGACCTCTTCCGCAGCCTGGGGGGCCGGTTGACCGAACGCTCCGGCAGCGGCCTGACCGTGTTCTTTCCCCTCGCCAACCAGGGGGCGACCGCGCCTCCGCCACGCGAACCCGCCTGACTTTGTTGACGGGTGTGAAGACCAGGCGCCGAGAGACGGTCTGGCTGAAATGACAGTGCTAGCTTCCAGCCGAAATGGTCGGCGGACGGCTTCTGAGCAACCCTCAGACCCCTGCAGACTCCCCTCCCCCCACAGCCATGACAGCAACGGCGCTGAGCGGTCAACTTCCCAAGTACATCGGCAGCACCGGCGGTCTGCTCAACTCGGCTGAAACTGAGGAGAAGTACGCGATCACCTGGACCAGCTCCAAATCCCAGCCCTTCGAGCTGCCCACCGGTGGTGCCGCCGAGATGAACGAAGGGGAGAACATCATGTATTTCGCCCGCAAGGAACAGTGCCTCGCCCTCGGCACTCAGCTGCGCACCAAGTTCAAACCCAGAATTGAGGATTACAAGGTTTACCGTATCTTCCCCGGCGGTGACACCGAGTATCTGCACCCGAAAGATGGTGTGTTCCCCGAGAAGGTCAACGAAGGCCGCCCAATGGTGAACCACAACGCCCGCCGCATCGGCCAGAACCCCGACCCTTCCTCGATCAAGTTCTCGGGCCGCAACACCTTCGACAGCTGAAGCTCTGACCTGCGCTGATCCCTCGCGCAAACAACACTTAGAAAGGCGGGGCCGGTGGCCCCGTTTTTTTTGCCCGGCCGTAGGCCCGATGCCCTTTCCCGATCGCGACGCCTTTCTCGCTCAGGCCAGCTCAGGCCGCACCTTCATCCCCCTGTGGGACCGCTGGCCAGCCGACCTCGAAACGCCTCTCACCACCTGGTTGAAGGTGGGCACCACAAGCAGCCATGGGGTGCTGCTGGAGTCGGTTGAGGGCGGCGAGCGGGTGGGGCGGTGGAGCTTCGTTGCCACCGATCCCCTCTGGACGCTCACGGTGCGTGGTGCCAGCGCCGAGCGCCTCTGGCGTGATGGGCGCTGCGAGCCGCTGGAAGGCAACCCCTTCGAGCTGTTGCGCGACGGCCTGGCCGGCCTCCATACCAGCCCGATCCCCGGCCTGCCGCCGGTGGGGCAGCTGTTCGGCTTCTGGGGCTACGAGCTGATTCGCTGGATCGAGCCCAGCGTGCCGGTGCATCCCTGCGATCCGCATGGCCCGCCCGATGGCTGCTGGATGCTGGCCGACAGCCTGCTGGTGTTCGACCAGGTGAAGCGGCAGATCACGGCTGTGGCCTACGCCGACCTGAGCCAGGGGGGCGATCCCGAGCAGGCCTACGCGGCGGCAGTGGAGCGCATCTCGGCGCTGGAAGCCCGCATGCATGCTCCGCTGCCCAGCAGCGTCCTACCGCTGCGCTGGGAATCGGAGCCCACCAGGACGCTCCCCACCTCCAGCAACCGCAGCCGGGAGGATTTCGAGTCCGCCGTGCGGGCCTCCCGCGAGCACATCGCCGCCGGCGATGTGTTCCAGCTGGTGCTCAGCCAGCGGCTGGAAACCCGCATGCACCGCGATCCGTTCGACATCTACAGAAGCCTGCGGATGGTGAACCCCTCCCCTTACATGGCCTTCTTCAACTTCGGCGGCTGGCACCTGATCGGCTCGAGCCCCGAGGTGATGGTGAAGGCCGAGCCGATGGCGGCAGGGGTGAAGGCCTCGCTGCGGCCGATCGCCGGCACGCGCCCCCGCGGCGCCGATGAAAGCGAAGACCAGCAGCTCGAGCGCGACCTGCTGGCCGATCCCAAGGAACGGGCCGAGCATGTGATGCTCGTGGATCTCGGTCGCAACGACCTGGGCCGGGTCTGCGCACCTGGCAGCGTCAAGGTCACGGAGCTGATGGTGATTGAGCGCTATTCCCACGTGATGCACATCGTCAGCCAGGTGGAGGGCGTGCTCGCCGCTGGCAAGGACATCTGGGACCTGCTCAAGGCCTCCTTCCCCGCCGGCACCGTGAGTGGCGCCCCGAAGATCAGGGCGATGCAGCTGATTCATGCCCTTGAACCCGATGCCCGAGGCCCGTACTCCGGCGTCTACGGCGCCATGGACCTGAGCGGTGCGCTCAACACCGCGATCACGATCCGCACGATGGTGGTGCTGCCCCACCCGGACGGCGGCTGGCGGGTGCAGGTGCAGGCGGGAGCCGGCCTGGTGGCGGATTCCCAGCCCGCCAGTGAGTACGAGGAAACCTTGAACAAGGCGCGCGGCCTGCTCAAGGCGCTGGCCTGCCTCGGCGAGGAACGGCCATGAGCGCCTCCCTGCTGACCAAGGGGTTCGAGGTGGAACTGTTCACCGGCCGCTCCGACGGCCGTGTGGTGGGGGTGGCGGCTGAGGCCGCCGCGGCCCTCAGCGGCTTCGTGACCGAACCGGATCACCGCAATCTCGAATACATCACCGAACCGGACGCCGATTACGCCCGCCAGCTGGCGCTGCTGCTGGAGCCCCGCCGACGGTTGCGGCACTGGCTGCAGGACCGCGGCCTCACCCTGCTGCCGGGCAGCACCTTGAGCCTGGGGGACAGCCGGCGCTTCGAGCGCTCCGACCCCAGCAACCCGTACCACGGCTTCATCGCCTCGGCCTACGGCACCCGGGTGGTGACCGCGAGCGTGCACATCAACCTGGGCCTCACGTCGATGGATCCCCTGTTCGCCGCCTGCCGGCTGCTGCGCTGCGAGGCGGCGCTGCTGCTGGCCCTGAGTGCGAGCAGCCCCTTCCTCGATGGCGTCGCCACCGGCGCCCATTCGCAGCGATGGCTGCAGTTTCCGCTCACCCCCGAGCAGGTACCCCTGTTTCTCGATCACGGGCACTACATCCGTTGGATGGAAGAGCAGCTGGCGGCGGGAACGATGCGCAACATCCGCCACCTCTGGACCTCCGTGCGGCCCAACGGCGACGACCGTCCCCACCGGCTTAACCGGGTGGAGATCCGGATCTGTGATCTGATCAGCGATCCCCGGCTGCTGCTGGCGATCACCGCCTTCGCCGAGCTGCGCCTGTGGCAGCTGCTCGACGACCCCGACGCCCACGACCCCCTGCTCGCCAGCCGTCTCAGCCCCGACGCCCTGGCGGAGCTGGCCGATGCCAACGATCAGGCCGCCGCGCGCCGGAGCCTCGACAGTGAGTTGTGCGACTGGCGCAGCGGCGAAACGATCACGGCTCGCGCCTGGCTGCGGCGGGAGATCGATGCGCTGTGGCCCCTGGCCGAACGCAGCGGCCTCGCCCCCTGGCTGCTGCCGCTGGAGGCGGTGCTGCGGGACGGCAACCAGGCGATCCGCTGGCTGGCGCTGCACCGGCAGGGCGAATCGATCGAGGCGATCCTCAGCCGCGAGGTGGTCTGGATGGAAGAGCAAGAACGCACGTGGGATCCGGCACCGCTCAACACAGAAGCCCTGCACCCTTTGGGATGATCATGGGAGCGTCCTCTGCTGGCTCCGTCCTCATGCGGCAGTCCCTGTCCGCCCCTGCACCCATGCGCGAAGACGGCGTCATGGAGGCCGGCCTGGCGCAGCCTGCCCCGCGGGTGACCCGGCTGCTCGGTGAGCGGCTGGAGCTGGTGGAAGACCTCTGGAAAACCGTGCTGCGCAGCGAGTGCCCGCCCGAGCAGGCGGAACGGCTGCTGCGCATGAAGGATCTCAGCGATCCCGCCAATGCCCTGACGGCCAGCGCCACCAGCGCAGCGATCGTGCAGCTGATCAGGGACATGGACCTGGCGGAGGCGATCGCCGCGGCCCGCGCCTTCTCTCTCTACTTCCAGCTGGTCAACATCCTCGAGCAACACATCGAGGAAGACAGCTACCTGGCCAGCCTCCAGGAGGGCACCACCAACCCCATCCCCGATCCGTTCGCGCCGCCGCTCGCCAGCCAGACCGATCCGGCCACCTTCCGCGAGCTGTTCACCCGCCTGCGGGGGCTGAACGTGCCCCCTGCCCAGCTGGAAAACCTGCTGCGCGAACTGGACATCCGCCTGGTGTTCACTGCCCACCCCACCGAGATCGTGCGCCACACCGTGCGGCACAAGCAGCGGCGGGTGGCGAGCCTGATCCACCGGCTACAAGTGAACAGCCCCAGCGATCTGCACGACGAGCGCAGCCTCAGGCTGCAGCTGGAGGAGGAGATCCGGCTGTGGTGGCGCACCGATGAGCTGCACCAGTTCAAGCCGTCGGTGCTCGACGAAGTCGACTACGCCCTGCATTACTTCCAGCAGGTGCTGTTCGACGCCATGCCGCTGCTGCGCCAGCGCATCCACAGCGCCCTGGGCTGCAGCTACCCGGATGTGGAGCCCCCCCGCGACGCCTTCTGCACCTTCGGCTCCTGGGTGGGAGCTGATCGCGACGGCAACCCCTCGGTCACGCCGGACATCACCTGGCGCACTGCCTGCTATCAGCGGCAGCTGATGATCGAGCGCTACATCAGCGCCGTCCAGGACCTGCGCGATCAACTCAGCATCTCGATGCAGTGGAGCCAGGTGAGCGCTCCGCTGCTGGAATCCCTGGAGATGGATCGGCTGCGCTTCCCCGAGATCTACGACGAACGGGCTGCCCGCTACCGGCTGGAACCCTACCGGCTGAAGCTGAGCTACACCCTGGAGCGGTTGCGCCTCACCCACCGCCGCAACCAGCAGTTGGCGGAGGCGGGTTGGGAGGCCCCCTGCGATGCCGGCTCCTTCCCGCCGGCTCTCACCATCGGCACCGGGCCGATCGCCAGCGCCCCGCAAGACCTCCACTACGCCTCCGTGGATGAATTGCGCACCGATCTGGAGCTGCTGCGCGACAGCCTCGAAACCACCGGGCTCAGCTGTGAGCCGCTGCGCAAGCTGCTGAGCCAGGTGCACATCTTCGGCTTCAGCCTCGCCACCCTCGACATCCGCCAGGAGAGCACCCGCCACAGTGATGCCCTCGACGAACTGAGCCGTTACCTCCAGCTGCCGGTGCCCTACGGCGAGATGGCCGAGGACGAGCGCGTCGCCTGGTTGCTGCAGGAGCTGCAGACGCGGCGGCCGCTGCTGCCCGCCGCCGCCGTCTGGAGCCCGGCCACGGCCGAAACCTTCGCGGTGTTCCGCATGCTTGAGCGGCTGCAGCGGGAGTTCGGCACGCGCATCTGCCGCAGCTACGTGATCTCGATGTCGCACACGGCCTCCGATCTGCTGGAGGTGCTGCTGCTCGCCAAGGAGGCCGGGCTGGTCGATCCCAAGGCGGTGCGCACCTCGCTGCTGGTGGTGCCCCTGTTCGAAACGGTCGAAGACCTCCAGCACGCCCCGGCCGTGATGGAGCGGCTGTTCAGCGAACCCTTCTACCTGCAGCTGCTCGCCAGCAATGGCGAAGCCGACAGGGCCCTGCAGGAAGTGATGCTCGGCTACTCCGACAGCAACAAGGATTCCGGCTTTCTCTCCAGCAACTGGGAGATCCACAAGGCCCAGATCGGCCTGCAGCGGCTGGCGCTGCAGCACGGGGTGGCGCTGCGCATCTTCCATGGCCGCGGCGGCTCGGTGGGACGCGGCGGCGGCCCCGCCTACCAGGCGATCCTGGCCCAGCCGAGCGGAACGATGAATGGCCGCATCAAGATCACCGAGCAGGGCGAGGTGCTCGCCTCGAAGTATTCCCTGCCCGAGCTGGCGCTCTACAACCTCGAGACGATGACCACCGCCGTGCTGCAGAACAGCCTGGTGAGCAGCAGCCTCGATGACACCCCCGCCTGGAACGAGCTGATGGGCCGCCTCGGTGCCCGCTCCCGTCAGCACTACCGCAAGCTGGTGCATGAAAACCCCGACCTCGTGGAGTTCTTCCAGCAGGTCACCCCGATCGAGGAGATCAGCAAGCTGCAGATCTCCAGCCGGCCGGCCCGCCGCAAGAGCGGCGCCAAGGATCTGTCCAGCCTGCGGGCCATCCCGTGGGTGTTCGGCTGGACCCAGAGCCGCTTCCTGCTGCCGAGCTGGTTCGGTGTGGGGGCGGCGCTGCAGGAGGAGCTGGAGCACGACCCCGACCAGCTGGAGCTGCTGAAGCTGCTCTACCAGCGCTGGCCCTTTTTCCGGATGCTGATCTCCAAGGTGGAGATGACCCTCTCGAAGGTGGATCTCGACCTGGCCCATCACTACGTGCAGGCTCTGGGCCGGCCCAGTCACCGCGACGCCTTCGAGCGCATCTTCGAGGTGATCGCCGCCGAGTTCACGCTCACCCGGGATCTGGTGCTGAAGATCTCCGGCCACACCCGCCTGCTGGATGGTGATCCGGCCCTGCAGCTCTCGGTCGATCTGCGCAACCGCACGATCATTCCGCTGGGCTTCCTGCAGGTGGCCCTGCTGCGCCGCCTGCGCGACCAGCACCGCCAGCCGCCGATGAGTGAAGTGGCCAGCGATGCCGCCACCGATGGGCGCACCTACAGCCGCAGTGAGCTGCTGCGCGGCGCCCTGCTCACGATCAATGGCATCGCCGCCGGCATGCGCAACACGGGTTGAACGCTGCTTGATCCCGTTTCGCAACCAACCGGCCGTGCCGCGTCTCCCTGATGGGTACGTCCTGGAGAGTGAGCCCTCCCCCCACCCCAGTGAGCTGAACCTCCTGCTGATGGCCTGCGGCGAACCGCAGCGCAGTGAGGCCAAGCTGGCGCAGGTGCTCCTGCGCAGCGCCTGGCAGCTGAGCGTGCGCAACCCCGCCGGCGAGCTGGTGGGCTTCGTGCGCGCCACCAGCGATCAGGCGCTGAACGCCAACCTCTGGGACCTGGCAGCCACCCCCGGCGACGAACAGCAGCAAGCGGTGCTGACCGTGCTGGTGCATGCCGCCCTCTCCCGCCTGCGCCGTGAGCTCAGCGGCTGCAGCATCTCGGTGGCGGCCCCACCGGAGGCCTTGCCAGCCTTGCGCCGCT of Synechococcus sp. MW101C3 contains these proteins:
- a CDS encoding photosystem I reaction center subunit II PsaD, giving the protein MTATALSGQLPKYIGSTGGLLNSAETEEKYAITWTSSKSQPFELPTGGAAEMNEGENIMYFARKEQCLALGTQLRTKFKPRIEDYKVYRIFPGGDTEYLHPKDGVFPEKVNEGRPMVNHNARRIGQNPDPSSIKFSGRNTFDS
- a CDS encoding sensor histidine kinase; translated protein: MTSPSLAQIRQRLAEGVPPGRADEDGVRRQWWAALATLQNDFLPALQPLRGVWLASPLPALYEPALLQQLQGWVWTPAAVGSLLQPPVALLPDPRGAVPAAAEGKAAAFERLILRDDDGTDPLLLLITPDLQVAMALEGEPPRRRFVLRFDPATLSAALQLVDQRLQDTAPQAGLQLRSALQRLGQLRSDEGMALRFWPRLGEQLAAMAPSVTLQPLVATGAGNDHQAERSSELALLEALTHEVRTPLATIRTLIRSLLRRRDLPAVVEQRLQQIDSECSEQIDRFGLIFHAAELQRQPRQQQQLARTDLAALLHQLAGLWQRQLERRGLTLQLEVAEAMPPVLSDPSRLETMLGGLIDRFSRSLPGGTTVRIRLQPAGSRLKLQLSCDEAGGGREPDGDKSGGRGSTATVGPVLRWDPLTGSLQLSRQATQDLFRSLGGRLTERSGSGLTVFFPLANQGATAPPPREPA
- a CDS encoding dehydrogenase — translated: MHCLAPTRWPGSLLPRFGLLALVITTTLPVPAALAGHDPLTGPRTRLSKDWVGTRTLPPGTPVLVLAGHADSQGIAGAGTPGEAVALFGAAPMQAEIRDELFWNLAVAQEVARLGQQRGLAIGFYDPPLRTIVNGDDPRTNWSVGREHVRRGGYAVEIHFDAYGPDGFGSGLIPPLQQPLSRLDEALAGAFGGFPARFRQGLGAPRRGIAILEIGKLEGPLEAALRDPYRRQATLEAIAARVVQAIETGLTPSPGGPGTAPLSPQPVGVGSVPPAMDR
- the rodA gene encoding rod shape-determining protein RodA, with the protein product MGLPKGRQSMFSARRPQRRSPFQEIDLVLWGIPLAMTFLAGILIASTQRQAEFADWYQHWITGGVGLVLAALLSRVPLERLRALLLPIYGLTVVSLISVRLIGTYALGAQRWINIGGFHVQPSEFAKLGAILLLAGVLSRYPIERPVDLIRPTGVFLIPWTLVFLEPNLGTSLVFAAVLLVMMFWAGMPLGWVVLLLSPLVAAILAGTLPPALGIWVPLMGLIAYRSLPWRWIGVAITLAVQGLFAAITPYLWMHGLKAYQRDRLVLFLDPSKDPLGGGYHLLQSKIGIGSGGLWGTGLMHGQLTKLRFIPEQHTDFIFSALGEELGFVGAMLLLLGFGVLMWRLLQIAGKARTDFESLVVIGVGAMVLFQVVVNINMTIGLGPVTGIPLPWMSYGRSSLLVNFLALGLCASVNRHSRHQQSHW
- the hemF gene encoding oxygen-dependent coproporphyrinogen oxidase; its protein translation is MGTQSPGPAGTATAPGPEGTATPPPADSRQRARQLLMGLQDSICAGLQALDGEGTFKEESWERPEGGGGRSRVMREGRVFEQGGVNFSEVEGDNLPPSILNQRPEAKGQHWFATGTSMVLHPRNPYVPTVHLNYRYFEAGPVWWFGGGADLTPYYPFLEDARHFHGTLKAACDSVDPAYYRVFKPWCDEYFHLKHRGETRGIGGIFYDYQDPGGILYKGQDPAGPAAAVSKALGPCSHGWEQLFRLAGACGNAFLPSFIPIVEKRNGLPYGERERQFQLYRRGRYVEFNLVFDRGTIFGLQTNGRTESILMSLPPLVRWEYGYVPEPGSREALLTELFTRPQEWLSDPSLEERCRPRQAVD
- a CDS encoding cofactor assembly of complex C subunit B; translation: MPPALGSTLLLTVLLAIGLVFFLRAASKDRTTVVEVHSPRPPVEVLEGLSQWLLQRGWRTDSGDAERRVLRFQGTVAASTNLALLLSLLAAVGGACLGLVLRQLLPVLGGWPLLLVAAGPLAGVVYRRRANRQEQVELRLISGDEASGSSLQLRAHRDELIALELEMGPRLQLASDGALLSSPI
- a CDS encoding Mrp/NBP35 family ATP-binding protein, whose product is MATADQAREALQALCDAGTGRSLLELAWISQVRTQDNRALFRLALPGYATSQREQIASAARAALLALDGIDDVQIELAQPASSAGHGHGHGASAAPGQLPERQGIPGVKRVIAVSSGKGGVGKSTVAVNLACALAASGLKVGLLDADIYGPNAPTMLGVADRTPEVSGSGDQQVLTPIDTCGIGLVSMGLLIQENQPVVWRGPMLNGIIRQFLYQVNWGERDMLVVDLPPGTGDAQLTLAQAVPMAGVVIVTTPQKVSLQDARRGLAMFLQMGVKVLGVVENMSVFIPPDRPETRYAIFGSGGGAALAAEAEVPLLAELPLEMSVMEAGDQGLPVVVARPDSAMGQAFRALAHSLSSPSLTPA